Part of the Marinobacterium rhizophilum genome is shown below.
TATCAGCGGGCGCTGCAGCACCAGGCGAAAGCGCCCTCGTCCGGTTTTTTCGATGCGCAGACAGGGGCTGCGTTCTGCCAGTCGACGGGTCAACAGAATAAGGCGGGCTTCCAGGTTGTCGCTGATCTCCGGCAGGCCCAGACGGGTATCCAGCCGCAGTTCCCGGTTGCTGAAATCGATGCGACCGCGCTCGGTGTAGTCATTCAGGATACGCCACAGCACGGCGCCGGCCACACCCTTGATCAGGTAGTCACCATCAATAAATACGCTATGATCCCGGTCGTGGTATTCGATGCGTAGCGGCACCGCCGCATCGGTGGCGTTGTCCGTCAGGCAGGGGTGCTCCGGCGACTCGGCATGGGAATTGCCAGCTTCATCGCTCAACTGCAATAGTTCGATAGCGAGCCCCGCCTGGGCGCAAAGCGTGACCAGGGCATCTTCAAGGTCGTAACTGAAGCGGCACTCCTGCTGGCTCTCGGTGTAGATCGCACCGACTAGCCCCCGGATACCAAGCAAGGGTATGGCCATCTGACTGGCGGGCTCAACGAGCCCCGGCAGGCTGATTACCTGCTCCAACGCCGCTACCAGGCCCTCGGCGACGGCCTGCTCGCGCACTGCCCGGGTATAGGCGTACTCGGCGGCGGCATACATGATGCGAATAGGCACCTGTTCCCGCGCGGCGATGCCAATAACACCGACGCCAAAGGGTATTTCCGCACCGATGCCGGACGCCGGATAACCCCGGCTCGCCACCACATACAGTTTGGCGCCGGGATTATCCGCCATCAGCAGCATACTGTGCTCCAGGCCCAATTGGCGGTCCAGGGTATCAAGCAGGCTGTCAAACAGGCCATCCAGGCTGGCGCATTCCTGCAGGCGGTCACTGCACTGGCGCAGTGCCGGCAGAATCGCCCGACCCGGCAGCTGGCGCGGCAGCTCAGCGCCCGGGACGGCTTCGATATCGAGAATACGGTAGACATCGGTACCCCGCAGGCGAAAAACACCCACCAGGCCTTCATGGGAGGCAATACCGGCGAGTTTGGCTTTCATGCGCTCGAACAACGGGCCTTCAGTCTCCGTGCGCAGGTAACGCACCTTGAGGCGATAGCGCGCGGCGGTCTCGGGGTCCACCATCAGCACGGTGGCCAGCGGGTTGGCGAGGATATTTTCCCGTGTCTTGTTGAAAAACTGGAACGACAGCGCGATATGGTGCTGATCTACATACATGACCTGGGAGACATAGGTAACATTGGGCGTTCTGTCGCGGCTGCAGGTCGCGACGCTGGCGGGAATCACCCCTTCCAGACAATTGCGTAGCGCGTCGATACTGAGAAAGGTGTTCATGTCGCCTCGCCTTCTTGCTGCAGCGGCTCACCGGCGTGGGGCCCCGGGGTTTGGCCATAGGCGGCACTGGGCGAAAAGCTGACAGCGACCAGGTCGTCGGGATCTGCACTGTAAAAGGCCCGACTGAATGCTTCTGGCACCTGGTAGCGCTGCAGACGCCTGGCCAGGCAGCTGATGTAGGGCTCAAGGGAGGCTTTGTCGGTCGCCAGCAGCGGCTCGGCACGGGCATCGGCGCCTTTGATCTGCACGGTTTGATGTGTATCCGGCTCATTGAAGACCACGGCGATGCTGCCGTTCGCGCCGATGCATTGCAGCAGGTCCCGTGCCTGGGAGGCCGGTATCAACACGGTCAGCCGCTGGCGGTTGCTGGTAACCCTGGCACCGAGTGCCCAGGCAAGGGTCGATTCACCGGCATCACTGCAGGCGGCAACCACGATGGATAACTGGCTGGTGACAAAGCTCGCCAGCGCAGGGTCTAGCGGTTTTTGGCCGCTGTTGGCGTTCATGCTGCAGGTCCGGCCTGATCTGCTGATGCCCTGATCAGGCGTTGGTCATTCGGTGCTCTAAGCATTGCCGACAATGTGCTTGCAGGCAATGTCCAAAGGCGACATTGATACGACCAGCCGGATAAACCAACAGCTTCCCCCTGTCGGTTCATGCTGTCATTTCGCTTTAGCCTGAAAAATTGGGCACAGCTGCGCAGACTGCCGGCCTTTTCCGGGACGACAAGATGTCGGTCGCACAGCATTCCGCTTTGGGAGTTAGCCCGGTGGGTTAAGACGTTTGTTCGGCATCAGAAGGTGGGCGGTGTATGGGCGCTGACAATGCGGCAGATTTTTTTGCTGCGGTTACGGAAACGGTGCGGGATCTGGGTTGAAAACGAATAGCTGTCACCGGCATTCAGGCGGTGCACTTCGCCGCCGATGGTCACTTCGATGGAACCTTCGATCACGGTGCCCGCCTCCTCGCCTTCGTGGGCCATCATCTCGGTGCCGGTATCGGCGCCGGGTTCGTAGCTTTCGATCAGCAATGCCAGGCCGGACTTGTTTTCAACGCTGCCCACCAGGCGCAATGCGATGCCATCACTGCCGATATCAATCAGTTCGTCCGGCCGGTACACCACCTTGTCGTGGGCATTCAGGTCCACGGTAAAAAACTCGGTGACCGACATCGGAATGCCATCGAGTATTTTTTTCAGTGAGCTGACCGACGGGCTGACACGATTCTGTTCTATCATCGAAATCGTGCTGTTGGTCAGTCCAACCCGCTTGGCCAGTTCCCGCTGCGAGAAACCGTAGATCTGGCGGATTTTTTTGAGCCGGTCACCTACATCCACTCTTCAGACTCCCATCCTGATAAATATATTGATCGCCGGGCGTTGATCGGCCGCATCATAGCATGCCGCGACCGGATGAAAAGCGCAGGCCGCCTGCGGTCGACGTGCAATGCCAGGGTGCGAATGCCTGACGCTGAACACCGGCCTCAGGTCCTGCGTGCACGGGAGCGGGCCCGGCAGGCGCGACCAAAGGCCCTGAATATGGACTGATAAAAAGGATGCTCTGCCAGTTTCCATTCAGGATGCCACTGCACACCCAGCAAAAAGCCCGCGTTCGTGTCGGCGAGGCTAAAGGCCTCGATCAGGCCATCGGGGGCCAGGGCCTCGACCCGCAGCCCGGGCGCGAGGCGCTCCACACCCTGCCCGTGCAGGGAGTTGACCTGCTGCGTAAGTGCATTATTCATCAACTGTGCAAGCTGCCCCCCTTGCTGCAAGGTAACCGGATGGCGCCTGGCATACTGCTGCTGCAGGGGTTCGTCCTTGTTTTCCCTGTGATCCTGCAGCCCTGCCACCGCATGCACCGCCTGATGGAGGCTGCCGCCCAGAGCCACATTGATTTCCTGGAAGCCACGACAGATACCCAGAACCGGAATCCGTTGCGTGACGGCCGCCCGGATCAGGCCGAGGGTAGTAGCATCGCGCAACGGGTCAGTCTGCATACTGTCCTGTTGCCAGGCCGCGCCATAATGGCTGGGGTCGATATTGGAATAGCTGCCAGTCAGCAGTATGCCGTCCAGGTGCTCGAGCATCTCGAGGCACTCTTCACCCAGTGCCGGCAGTAGCACCGCCGCGGCATCGGCGCCGCTGCGCACCGCCTGGATATACTTGTCGCCGACCATATGGAAAGGGTGCTGTCCAACCAGTCCGGTACAGGCGGGAACCCCTACCAGCGGCCGCGGTGCTCTGGCGCTTGACTGAGTTTTCATGAAGCCCCTCGATTGATCTTTATATTCATCGACCATTAATGCGCTGAAACAGCTGCATTTCCGTAGCACGAGTCGATTTTGCAATATCGAAGCAAATAAGGAAACAGATAGGGGTAATATAATCAAAAAATGCGGCACAATTGATCAATAAATTGATCGCCCGGTATTGACCGCCAGAATTCGGTGTCGCTAAACTGTTCGATATAACAAACATCAAACCAGGTTTGTTCGGGCCGCTTCCGGCCCTCCCACGCTTAACGGGCGTGACCCCAAGAAACGCAAGGACAAGACCATGTCTTCCCACAGTCAGCACACCGAAGCCGCTACCTTTCTGCAACAGAATCCGGACATGGAGGCCATTGACCTCCTGATTCCCGACCTGAACGGTGTTATCCGCGGCAAGCGCATCGAGCGCGAAGGGCTGGAAAAGGTCTATCAGGATGGCGTAAACATGCCGGCATCCCTGTTTTCCCTCGACATTACCGGCAATACCGTCGAGAGCTGCGGCCTGGGACTGGAAATCGGCGAGCCCGACCGGATATGCCGGCCCGAGCCCGGTACCCTCAAGCTCGCGCCCTGGCAGCGCAGGCCGATGGCGCAGTTGCTGATGCACATGTACAACGAGGACGGCTCGCCCTTCTTCGGCGATCCGCGCCACGTGCTTGCCCGCGTGTTGCAAAAATTTGACGCCCTGGGCCTGACCCCGGTGGTTGCCGTTGAGCTGGAGTTCTACCTGATCGATCAGGAACGGGATGAGGAGGGCCGTCCGCAGCCGCCGGTTTCACCCCGCAGCGGCAAGCGCGACGAACACACCCAGGTGTACTCCATTACCAATCTCGATGATTATGCCAACCTGCTAGAAGAAATCGCCCAGTACACCGCCGAGCAGGATATCCCCGCCGATACCGCCGTGGCGGAAAACGCACCGGGCCAGTTCGAAATCAACCTCAAGCACCAGGACGATGCGCTGGCGGCCTGTGACAATGCCCTGCTGCTCAAGCGGGTCATCAAGTCCGTGGCGGAACAGCACGGTATGGAAGCCTCCTTCATGGCCAAACCCTACGGCGAGGAAGCGGGCAATGGCATGCACATTCATATCAGCCTGCTGGATGCCCAGGGCAACAACCTGTTCGCCCAGCACCAGCAGATGCTGGAACACGCCGTGGGCGGCCTGCTGCAGCTGATGCCGGCGTCCATGGCGCTGTTTTGCCCCAACGTCAATTCCTACCGCCGCCTTCAGCCTGGCTACTACGTGCCAATCGCGCCCAACTGGGGTTATGACAACCGGACCGTGGCAGTACGCATCCCAGCCGGGCCGGACGATGCCACCCGCATCGAACACCGCGTGTCCGGTGCCGATGCCAACCCCTACCTGGTCATGAGCGCCCTGCTGGCTGGCGTGCATCACGGCTTGCAGCAGGAAATCAAGCCCGGCCCCGACACTGAAGGCAATGCATTCGCGGACGAATCCATAGGCCTGCCCATCCGCATGCCGGAAGCGCTCGAATTGTTCCGCCAGAACGAGGTGCTGCGTCAATACCTGGGCAGCGACTTTGTCGACCTGTATGACGGCTGCAAGTCCGATGAGCTGAGCCAGTTTGAGCGTCATGTGAGCGAACTGGAAACCCGGTGGTACTTGTCGACGCTGTAACGGATCCATCCCTGCGGGCCTGGAACTGAGCGGCTTCAGGCCCACTCACCCCATGGCTGCCCGGTTTCTATTTATATAAATATCAAGGTCTTGCGATGGAAACATTAAACGATCTCTATATCGGCGGGCACTGGGTCCCGGCCGGCGGCGCGCCGCGTCAGCTGATCAATCCCGCCGATGGCAGCGTGCATGCCTGCGTTCGTGACGCCAATGCCGAGGATGTTGACCTGGCGGTCCGCGCAGCGCGGCGTGCCTTTGCCGCCTGGTCCGCAACCCCAAGCGCCGAGCGCGCCGCCTGCATCGAGCGCATCTGTGACGGGCTGCAAGCCCGCAGTGAAGAGCTGGCCGCAACCATCAGCCGGGAGATGGGCATGCCGCTGCACCTGGCCCGGGGCTGGCAGGTGGCAGGCCCCATCACGGGCATGCGCTCCTTTGTGGCTCGCACGGCACTGATGGACGAGGTTCGCCACGAAGGTCATTCGCTGATCCTGCGCGAAGCAATCGGCGTCTGTGCCTTCATCACGCCCTGGAACGTACCGCTACACCAGCTGGTGGGCAAGGTGGCGCCAGCGCTCGCGGCCGGCTGCACCATGGTGCTCAAACCGGCTGAAGCCACCCCGTTGCATGCACGAATATTTGCCGAAGTTGCGCACGCTGCGGGGTTGCCGGCGGGCGTGTTCAACCTGGTGACCGGTGATGGGCCCGGTGTCGGCGAGCCGCTGTGCACCCATCCTCAGGTAGATATGGTGTCTTTTACCGGCTCTACCCGGGCCGGCGTGCGCATTGCCCAGATGGCGGCGCCGGATATAAAGCGCGTGTGCCAGGAGCTCGGTGGCAAGTCGCCGCTGATCATCACCGAGGATGCGGATCTTGCGGCGGCAATTCGTTTTGGCGTACGCGACCTGATGGTCAATTCCGGTCAGATCTGCTGCTCGCTCAGTCGCATGCTGGTGCCGCGCAGCCGTTACGCCGAGGCCGTTGAGCTGGCGCGCCGGGAAGTCGAGGCCATTCGGGTCGGTCACCCCGAGTCGGACGAGAGCTTTATGGGCCCCATGAGTTCGGCTGCCCACCAGGCGCGGGTGCTGGAGGCCATTCGCCAAGGCCTGGCCCAGGGCGCCCGGCTGGTCTGCGGGGGCACCCAGCCACCCCAGGGGCTCGAGCAGGGCTGCTATGTACGCCCCACGCTGCTGGCCGATGTGACTAACGATATGGGCGTTGCCCGGGACGAGATTTTTGGCCCGGTCCTCTGCATGCTGGCCTTTGAAGGCATCGAAGATGCCATCGAGCAGGCCAATGACACGCCCTACGGGCTTGCGGCCGCCGTGTGGGCGGCGGATATGGATCAGGCGCAGGGCATTGCCCGTCGGCTGCGCGCCGGCCAGGTAAGCATCAACGGCGCCGGCTGGAACTACTGCGCGCCCTTTGGCGGTTACAAGCAGTCAGGCAATGGCCGCGAATGGAGCGATGAAGGCTTGAGTGAGTTTGTCGAGATCAAGTCGATCCAGCTGCCTGAATAGCGCCCCTTCGCGGCACCAGGGCACTCAATACTGACTGAAATCCGCCAGCGCCGGTTCAGGTGGCTGTGCGAACACGAGACATCAAGATGACAGCACAACAGCATACAGCGTCCTATTACGCCGCTTCCGCCAATGACACCCGGCAGCGGCCGGCCTTGCAGGGCGAAGCGACGGCGGATATCTGCGTCATTGGCGCAGGCTTCACGGGCCTGTCAAGTGCGCTGCATCTGGCCGAGCAGGGTTTCAGTGTGATTGTGCTCGAAGCCAGCCGGATCGGCTTTGGTGCGTCCGGCCGCAATGGTGGCCAGATCGTACACAGCTACAGCCGCGACATGGATTTTATCGAGCAGCATTACGGCGCAGATACCGCCGATGCCATGGGGGCCATGGCATTTGAAGGTGGTCGCATTATTCGCGACTTTGTCCAGCGTTACCGTATCCAGTGCGACCTGAAGGATGGCGGCATCTTTGCCGCCTGCACCGGAGCTCAGCTGGATGCTCTGGCAAAGAAAAAACGCCTGTGGGAAAAACACGGCCATCAGCAGCTGGAAATGCTGGATGCCGACAGCATTCGCCAGCATATTGGCTCCACTCGCTACACCGGCGGCCTGCTTGACCGCAGCGGCGGGCATTTTCATCCGCTCAACCTGGTGCTCGGCGAAGCGGCCGCGCTGGAGTCCCTCGGCGGCGTCATCTACGAAGACTCAAAGGTAGTGCGGGTCGAGCAGGGAGCCCGGGTACGGCTGCATACCGGTCAGGGATCGGTGAGTGCGGCCCATGTAGTGGTCGCCGGCAACGCCTACCTTGATGGCCTGATTCCGCAGCTGGCGCAAAAATCCATGCCCTGCGGCAGCCAGGTACTGGCAACAGAGCCTCTCAGTGCCGCTGTGCAGCAGGCGTTACTGCCGCAGGGCCAGTGCGTCGAGGACTGCAACTACCTGCTGGACTACTACCGCCTCAGCGGCGATGGCCGGCTGATCTATGGTGGCGGCGTGACCTATGGCGCGCGCGAGCCCGGCAGGATCGAGCAGCTGATTCGCCCGAACCTGATCAGGACCTTCCCGCAGCTGGCGACGGTAAAGGTGGATTTCGCCTGGACCGGCAACTTCCTGCTGACGCTGATGCGGTTGCCGCAGTTCGGCCGTATTGGCAGCAATATCTACTATGCCCAGGGCTACAGCGGCCACGGAATCGCCAGTTCCCACCTGGCGGGGCGGTTGATATGCGATGCCATTCGCGGCGAGTCCGAACGTTTCGATGTATTTGCCGGCCTGCCGCAGTACAACTTTCCGGGCGGGCGCTTGCTGCGCGTGCCCCTGACGGCCATGGGCGCCTGGTACTACAGTTTGCGCGACAAGCTGGGCGTATGACCGCTGTCCGGGCTAACGGGCTTTAATGCTGTGCGCAGGCGGGCTCCAGGGTGCCAAGCATCCGGTCCCATTCGTCCAGATCCAGATCCTGCACGCCCTTGTTGCGAAAGCGATCCTGCGCCCTGAGCCAGTCATTGATGCAGGCCTGCTTGGCCCCCTGCTGGGCGCTCAGAAAGGCGCTGGGGTCAATCCGCACGCCCAGCACATCCAGTGTATCGGTCTTGAAGTTATAGGACTTGATAATGCCGCCGGCACAGGCGCCGGCGCCATTGGCGACATCCAGGTAGGGTTTCCAGTCCATAAAGGGAGGCTGGCTGCGACTACCTCCCACCCTGCCCGGCTGGCTCTCGCCGGCATGCTGCAGCATGAACAGGCGCCATTCATTCAGGCGAGTCGGATTCAGCAATCGAAAGGGTGTTGCCGCCGACAGGTAGATCAGGCGCTCGGCGCCCACCTCGGACACGCGCAGCGCGCCATCATTGCAGCGATCACCTCCGGGTACATAGAGCAGCGGTTTTACCACCCGGTTTCCCTGTGGCTGCAGCAGCAGCCAGATGGAGCTGCGCAGGTTGCCGTAGCCATTCGCGGCCGTGACCTCGAACAGGGTCCATTTATCGTCACCGGTCTTGCTCGGCCAGTGCCCTGCCACGGCATAGGCAATAAAGCCGCGAGCATATCCTTCATCGGTGCGACGCTGAGCCGTGTACGTGAGATCTGCCGCATCCTGGCCGGGAAAGATAACCACCGGGTACTTGCCTGGCATTGCGTCGCAGGTGACCGGGCTAAAAGGGCTGTCGCCGGTCAGCCCTGCCAGCAGCTGATCAAAGCACAGCGGATGAATGGCGGCGCCAGGCGGAAAGACAGGATCGTCGGCGTTCAAGGGTGATATCGACAGCAGGCCCGACAGCGCGAGCCCCATCAAAAACCGTCGCATCGCTCACCTCCCCGCCCCCGGCACGTCCTGTCTGCCTGTCGGTGCTTTCGTCTGGGTTTTGCTTCTGTGTTTTCGAATGCCGTCCTGGGCTGGATATTTTTTAAGTGTTGTCGTTAAGACAGGTGCTGACCAGAATTTGCACCGTCT
Proteins encoded:
- a CDS encoding GAF domain-containing protein, which encodes MNTFLSIDALRNCLEGVIPASVATCSRDRTPNVTYVSQVMYVDQHHIALSFQFFNKTRENILANPLATVLMVDPETAARYRLKVRYLRTETEGPLFERMKAKLAGIASHEGLVGVFRLRGTDVYRILDIEAVPGAELPRQLPGRAILPALRQCSDRLQECASLDGLFDSLLDTLDRQLGLEHSMLLMADNPGAKLYVVASRGYPASGIGAEIPFGVGVIGIAAREQVPIRIMYAAAEYAYTRAVREQAVAEGLVAALEQVISLPGLVEPASQMAIPLLGIRGLVGAIYTESQQECRFSYDLEDALVTLCAQAGLAIELLQLSDEAGNSHAESPEHPCLTDNATDAAVPLRIEYHDRDHSVFIDGDYLIKGVAGAVLWRILNDYTERGRIDFSNRELRLDTRLGLPEISDNLEARLILLTRRLAERSPCLRIEKTGRGRFRLVLQRPLILIPMNHQNPAA
- a CDS encoding cupin domain-containing protein gives rise to the protein MDVGDRLKKIRQIYGFSQRELAKRVGLTNSTISMIEQNRVSPSVSSLKKILDGIPMSVTEFFTVDLNAHDKVVYRPDELIDIGSDGIALRLVGSVENKSGLALLIESYEPGADTGTEMMAHEGEEAGTVIEGSIEVTIGGEVHRLNAGDSYSFSTQIPHRFRNRSKKICRIVSAHTPPTF
- a CDS encoding gamma-glutamyl-gamma-aminobutyrate hydrolase family protein yields the protein MKTQSSARAPRPLVGVPACTGLVGQHPFHMVGDKYIQAVRSGADAAAVLLPALGEECLEMLEHLDGILLTGSYSNIDPSHYGAAWQQDSMQTDPLRDATTLGLIRAAVTQRIPVLGICRGFQEINVALGGSLHQAVHAVAGLQDHRENKDEPLQQQYARRHPVTLQQGGQLAQLMNNALTQQVNSLHGQGVERLAPGLRVEALAPDGLIEAFSLADTNAGFLLGVQWHPEWKLAEHPFYQSIFRAFGRACRARSRARRT
- a CDS encoding glutamine synthetase family protein, coding for MSSHSQHTEAATFLQQNPDMEAIDLLIPDLNGVIRGKRIEREGLEKVYQDGVNMPASLFSLDITGNTVESCGLGLEIGEPDRICRPEPGTLKLAPWQRRPMAQLLMHMYNEDGSPFFGDPRHVLARVLQKFDALGLTPVVAVELEFYLIDQERDEEGRPQPPVSPRSGKRDEHTQVYSITNLDDYANLLEEIAQYTAEQDIPADTAVAENAPGQFEINLKHQDDALAACDNALLLKRVIKSVAEQHGMEASFMAKPYGEEAGNGMHIHISLLDAQGNNLFAQHQQMLEHAVGGLLQLMPASMALFCPNVNSYRRLQPGYYVPIAPNWGYDNRTVAVRIPAGPDDATRIEHRVSGADANPYLVMSALLAGVHHGLQQEIKPGPDTEGNAFADESIGLPIRMPEALELFRQNEVLRQYLGSDFVDLYDGCKSDELSQFERHVSELETRWYLSTL
- a CDS encoding aldehyde dehydrogenase family protein, producing the protein METLNDLYIGGHWVPAGGAPRQLINPADGSVHACVRDANAEDVDLAVRAARRAFAAWSATPSAERAACIERICDGLQARSEELAATISREMGMPLHLARGWQVAGPITGMRSFVARTALMDEVRHEGHSLILREAIGVCAFITPWNVPLHQLVGKVAPALAAGCTMVLKPAEATPLHARIFAEVAHAAGLPAGVFNLVTGDGPGVGEPLCTHPQVDMVSFTGSTRAGVRIAQMAAPDIKRVCQELGGKSPLIITEDADLAAAIRFGVRDLMVNSGQICCSLSRMLVPRSRYAEAVELARREVEAIRVGHPESDESFMGPMSSAAHQARVLEAIRQGLAQGARLVCGGTQPPQGLEQGCYVRPTLLADVTNDMGVARDEIFGPVLCMLAFEGIEDAIEQANDTPYGLAAAVWAADMDQAQGIARRLRAGQVSINGAGWNYCAPFGGYKQSGNGREWSDEGLSEFVEIKSIQLPE
- a CDS encoding NAD(P)/FAD-dependent oxidoreductase — protein: MTAQQHTASYYAASANDTRQRPALQGEATADICVIGAGFTGLSSALHLAEQGFSVIVLEASRIGFGASGRNGGQIVHSYSRDMDFIEQHYGADTADAMGAMAFEGGRIIRDFVQRYRIQCDLKDGGIFAACTGAQLDALAKKKRLWEKHGHQQLEMLDADSIRQHIGSTRYTGGLLDRSGGHFHPLNLVLGEAAALESLGGVIYEDSKVVRVEQGARVRLHTGQGSVSAAHVVVAGNAYLDGLIPQLAQKSMPCGSQVLATEPLSAAVQQALLPQGQCVEDCNYLLDYYRLSGDGRLIYGGGVTYGAREPGRIEQLIRPNLIRTFPQLATVKVDFAWTGNFLLTLMRLPQFGRIGSNIYYAQGYSGHGIASSHLAGRLICDAIRGESERFDVFAGLPQYNFPGGRLLRVPLTAMGAWYYSLRDKLGV